A window of Chitinophaga sp. MM2321 contains these coding sequences:
- a CDS encoding DUF3347 domain-containing protein yields the protein MKRLLVTLFAAALTQAGFAQETTAPQLGELLTTYYHIKDALVSSNAGTAATQAATFAQAAGSLDTKSLSEPARKVFTSLQDKLVTDAKQIAATKDIAQQRSYFKTFSDNFYLLAKDVKLSAAPVYQDYCPMKKAHWLSSSTAIKNPYYGSQMLTCGKISDTIK from the coding sequence ATGAAAAGACTACTGGTTACATTATTCGCCGCTGCATTAACACAGGCTGGTTTCGCACAGGAAACAACCGCTCCGCAACTGGGCGAATTGCTGACAACCTACTATCATATCAAAGATGCCCTGGTAAGCAGCAATGCCGGCACCGCAGCCACACAGGCTGCAACATTTGCACAGGCTGCCGGTAGTCTTGATACAAAATCATTGTCTGAACCCGCACGTAAGGTATTCACTTCTTTGCAGGATAAACTGGTAACAGATGCAAAGCAAATAGCCGCCACCAAAGACATTGCACAGCAACGCAGTTATTTTAAAACCTTCTCTGATAATTTTTACCTGCTGGCGAAAGACGTTAAACTGTCTGCCGCACCTGTTTACCAGGACTATTGCCCGATGAAAAAGGCACACTGGTTAAGCAGCAGCACAGCGATTAAAAACCCTTATTACGGTAGTCAAATGCTTACCTGTGGTAAAATAAGCGATACAATAAAGTAA